One genomic region from Pseudorca crassidens isolate mPseCra1 chromosome 11, mPseCra1.hap1, whole genome shotgun sequence encodes:
- the LGALS1 gene encoding galectin-1: MACGLVASNLNLKPGECLRVRGEVPPDAKSFVLNMGKDGNNLCLHFNPRFDAHGDTNTIVCNSKDGGAWGAEQRESVFPFQPGSVVEVCISFDQADLTIQLPGGYDFKFPNRLNLEAINYLAADGDFKIKCVAFE, from the exons ATGGCTTGT GGTCTGGTCGCCAGCAACCTGAATCTCAAACCTGGGGAGTGCCTCAGAGTGCGGGGCGAGGTGCCCCCGGACGCCAAGAG CTTCGTGCTGAACATGGGCAAAGATGGCAACAACCTGTGCCTGCACTTCAACCCCCGCTTCGACGCGCACGGGGACACCAACACCATCGTGTGTAACAGCAAGGATGGCGGGGCCTGGGGGGCTGAGCAGCGGGAGTCCGTCTTCCCCTTCCAGCCTGGAAGTGTTGTGGAG GTGTGCATCTCCTTCGACCAGGCAGACCTAACCATCCAGCTGCCTGGTGGATACGATTTCAAGTTCCCCAACCGCCTCAACCTGGAGGCCATCAACTACCTGGCAGCCGATGGCGACTTCAAGATCAAGTGCGTGGCCTTTGAGTGA
- the PDXP gene encoding chronophin isoform X3 yields the protein MARCERLRGATLRDVLGRAQGVLFDCDGVLWNGERAVPGAPELLERLARAGKATLFVSNNSRRARPELALRFARLGFGGLRAEQLFSSALCAARFLRQRQLGPPDAQGAVFVLGGEGLRAELRAAGLRLAGDPDEDPGSAPRVRAVLVGYDEHFSFAKLSEACAHLRDPDCLLVATDRDPWHPLSDGSRTPGTGSLAAAVETASGRQALVVGKPSPYMFECITEHFSVDPSRILMVGDRLETDILFGHRCGMTTVLTLTGVSRLEEAQTYLAAGQHDLVPHYYVESIADMMEGLED from the exons ATGGCGCGCTGCGAACGGCTGCGCGGCGCGACCCTGCGCGACGTGCTGGGCCGGGCGCAGGGGGTCCTTTTCGATTGCGACGGGGTGCTGTGGAACGGCGAGCGCGCCGTGCCGGGCGCCCCGGAGCTGCTGGAGCGGCTGGCGCGGGCTGGCAAGGCGACGCTGTTCGTGAGCAACAACAGCCGGCGCGCGCGGCCCGAGCTGGCCCTCCGCTTCGCGCGCCTCGGCTTCGGGGGTCTGCGCGCCGAGCAGCTCTTCAGCTCCGCGCTGTGCGCTGCGCGCTTCCTGCGCCAGCGCCAGCTCGGGCCGCCGGACGCGCAGGGCGCGGTGTTCGTGTTGGGCGGCGAGGGGCTGCGGGCCGAGCTGCGCGCCGCGGGGCTGCGCCTGGCGGGGGACCCCGACGAGGACCCGGGCTCGGCCCCGCGCGTGCGCGCCGTGCTGGTGGGCTACGACGAGCACTTCTCCTTCGCTAAGCTGAGCGAGGCCTGCGCGCACTTGCGCGACCCCGACTGCCTGCTGGTGGCCACCGACCGCGACCCGTGGCACCCGCTCAGCGACGGCAGCCGGACTCCCG GCACCGGGAGCCTGGCTGCTGCCGTAGAGACAGCCTCAGGCCGCCAGGCCCTGGTGGTGGGCAAGCCCAGCCCCTACATGTTTGAGTGCATCACAGAGCACTTCAGCGTGGACCCCAGCCGCATACTCATGGTGGGCGACCGCCTGGAGACCGACATCCTCTTCGGCCACCGCTGTGGCATGACCACCGTGCTCACGCTCACAGGCGTCTCCCGTCTGGAGGAGGCCCAGACCTACCTGGCAGCCGGCCAGCACGACCTCGTGCCCCATTACTATGTGGAGAGCATCGCGGACATGATGGAGGGGTTGGAGGACTGA